From a region of the Chitinophaga caseinilytica genome:
- a CDS encoding TolC family protein, which translates to MTAVLTTVAGSAPAQQGAAAGGPAFTLEQCVQYALRNQTNVVNARLSRQMSTEKIRETRGKLLPHANVTGNFTDNLKLQTSLIPDFTGDPNNKIPVQFGTKYSSGVTGEVTQTLINSDYFLGLKAAKVYDELAVRDYQRTAIDTRVQVSVAYFNVLVSQESIRLVDANLAQFGKTLKDTRARYDEGVGERIDVDRIQTSFNNVETQRANLQRQLDYTYDVLKFQMGMPVDSAITLTEDIRSFTDDMPDSMNYKFMDRPEYAMQRVQVELDRLNLKSKKLEIIPTLNAFVNYGFNWFSEDFGDLYKKGFGTSALGVRLTWPIFTGTERIYAARQREITLQQSQNSLNYLAQQIQLEVRNNWTQYRNNLASLNTQQKNMELTQGVYDRVVLKYEEGVATSLDVLSADSELKTAQNDYINALINTLISKVQLDQAMGKIKAE; encoded by the coding sequence GTGACCGCTGTGCTGACAACCGTTGCCGGGAGCGCCCCCGCCCAGCAGGGCGCCGCGGCCGGGGGGCCTGCGTTCACACTGGAACAATGCGTGCAGTACGCCCTCCGCAACCAGACCAATGTCGTTAACGCCCGGCTGTCGCGCCAGATGTCTACCGAAAAAATCCGCGAAACCCGCGGCAAACTGCTCCCCCACGCCAACGTGACGGGCAACTTCACAGATAATCTCAAACTCCAGACCTCCCTCATCCCCGACTTCACCGGCGATCCCAACAACAAAATCCCCGTGCAGTTCGGCACCAAATATTCTTCCGGCGTAACCGGGGAAGTCACCCAAACCCTCATCAACAGCGATTACTTCCTCGGCCTCAAAGCCGCCAAGGTATACGATGAACTGGCCGTCCGCGATTACCAGCGCACCGCGATAGACACCCGCGTGCAGGTAAGCGTCGCCTATTTCAACGTGCTCGTTTCCCAGGAAAGCATCCGCCTGGTAGACGCCAACCTCGCCCAGTTCGGCAAAACGCTGAAAGACACACGGGCACGGTACGACGAAGGCGTCGGCGAAAGGATCGATGTAGACAGGATCCAGACATCCTTCAACAATGTCGAGACCCAGCGCGCCAACCTCCAGCGGCAACTGGATTACACTTACGACGTCCTCAAATTCCAGATGGGCATGCCCGTAGATTCGGCCATCACCCTCACGGAAGACATCCGCTCGTTTACCGACGATATGCCCGACAGCATGAACTATAAATTCATGGACCGCCCGGAATACGCCATGCAGCGCGTGCAGGTGGAACTGGACAGGCTCAACCTCAAAAGCAAAAAGCTGGAGATCATCCCCACCCTCAACGCATTTGTTAATTATGGGTTCAACTGGTTCTCCGAAGATTTCGGGGACCTGTATAAAAAAGGATTCGGCACCTCCGCCCTCGGCGTCCGCCTCACCTGGCCGATCTTCACCGGAACGGAAAGGATCTACGCCGCCAGGCAACGCGAAATCACACTGCAGCAAAGCCAGAATTCGCTGAATTACCTGGCGCAGCAGATCCAGCTGGAAGTGCGCAACAACTGGACGCAATACCGCAACAACCTCGCTTCGCTCAACACCCAGCAAAAGAACATGGAGCTCACGCAGGGCGTGTACGACCGTGTGGTGCTGAAATACGAGGAAGGCGTGGCCACGAGCCTCGACGTGCTTTCGGCCGACAGCGAGCTGAAAACGGCGCAAAACGATTACATCAATGCATTGATCAATACCCTCATCAGTAAAGTGCAACTGGATCAGGCGATGGGTAAAATAAAAGCGGAATAA